The following are encoded together in the Fibrobacter sp. UWB10 genome:
- a CDS encoding adenylate/guanylate cyclase domain-containing protein yields MAITRLTQRKCKAIAFYILTWVTFTLSASALLTYGAGNGFDSTRMLYMLQMSLLTGLSHAIYDVIILQDEMDKRPVAAALLIRSCFFLASICANLTLCILIWDIDRSEGLINEAALQHVLDVFKQSKTHILIFELFMLGHLITFIRSVHKKFGTRVFINTLLGKNQDPKEEDLIFMFIDMKHSTEIAEELGHVKYSNFIRDYYRLLSNCCEENHGEIYQIAGDGVFLTWKTSDCKKKARPIDCFYDFAECLDRTAAKFKKRYGVVPAFKAAAHCGKVISTEVGNFGSEMAYHGDVLNTTSRIQTLCSKLGQDFLISEDLYMRLPLPLPHGFLGVKAGFFELRGKKNGILIFSLHLPLT; encoded by the coding sequence ATGGCTATTACCCGATTAACGCAGCGTAAATGTAAAGCGATTGCATTCTATATCTTGACTTGGGTGACCTTTACCCTGAGCGCCTCGGCCCTTTTGACTTACGGCGCTGGCAACGGATTCGATTCAACCCGCATGCTGTATATGCTGCAGATGTCGCTATTGACAGGCCTATCACACGCCATTTACGACGTGATTATCTTGCAAGACGAAATGGACAAGAGGCCTGTAGCGGCGGCCCTTTTGATCCGTTCCTGTTTTTTCTTGGCGAGCATTTGCGCGAACCTGACGCTTTGCATTCTCATTTGGGACATCGACCGAAGCGAAGGGCTCATCAACGAAGCCGCCCTGCAACACGTACTGGACGTATTCAAGCAATCCAAAACGCACATCCTGATTTTCGAACTGTTCATGCTCGGGCACCTGATTACCTTTATCCGTTCCGTACACAAGAAATTCGGAACACGCGTATTCATCAACACCCTGCTCGGCAAGAACCAGGACCCCAAGGAAGAAGACCTGATATTCATGTTCATCGACATGAAGCATTCCACCGAAATCGCTGAAGAACTGGGACATGTGAAGTATAGCAACTTTATCCGCGACTACTACAGGCTGCTTTCGAACTGCTGCGAAGAAAACCACGGTGAAATTTACCAGATTGCAGGCGACGGCGTGTTCTTGACCTGGAAAACTAGCGACTGCAAAAAAAAGGCTCGCCCCATAGACTGCTTTTACGACTTTGCCGAATGCCTAGACCGCACCGCCGCCAAGTTCAAGAAGCGCTACGGTGTAGTGCCCGCATTCAAGGCGGCCGCCCACTGCGGTAAGGTGATTTCGACCGAAGTCGGAAACTTCGGAAGTGAAATGGCATACCACGGCGACGTGCTAAATACAACATCTAGAATCCAGACGCTTTGCTCCAAACTCGGCCAGGACTTTTTGATTTCGGAAGACCTGTACATGCGCCTGCCACTACCGCTCCCCCACGGATTTTTGGGAGTAAAAGCCGGATTTTTCGAATTGAGGGGCAAAAAGAACGGAATTTTGATTTTTTCTCTGCATTTGCCCTT
- the hemW gene encoding radical SAM family heme chaperone HemW: MFCVYIHIPFCRHVCDYCDFRVMPSQSKLFAEYTDLLCKQIVTFEKGNPGVLASAKTLYLGGGTPSELPAEFLRQIFDCLASAGLDVSKLSEISMEFNPESTNCESVRNAMDLGVNRVSLGIQTFDANLLKTVGRVHSVEKGLEALNLLTSTPNLQVNADLMFDLPGQTVEGFLADVDRLSDFPLNHVSFYGLNVSPRSRLGHRVDRGELAVNEDLYEPMYMGGVDILERKGLNRYEVSNFARPGFESAHNQNYWNRGEYIGFGPGAHSYLHGIRYYAPEIYPRWREYVNSGCPESALSVDRLRREDEIMEFLWLSLRQTKGISPEGLRKLGISLDKSVCERWIQKGFLTTELLSNLLQIQPGLRLSGRGWVFMDDIVTDLANTYSNLD; the protein is encoded by the coding sequence ATGTTTTGTGTCTACATTCACATTCCGTTTTGCCGCCATGTTTGCGATTATTGCGATTTTCGCGTCATGCCGTCGCAATCGAAACTTTTTGCGGAATATACGGACTTATTGTGTAAGCAAATTGTAACTTTCGAGAAGGGCAATCCCGGGGTGCTTGCTTCGGCAAAAACGCTCTATTTGGGTGGGGGAACCCCCTCGGAATTGCCGGCGGAATTTTTGCGCCAGATTTTCGATTGTCTGGCCTCGGCGGGGCTCGATGTGTCGAAATTAAGCGAAATTTCCATGGAATTCAATCCGGAATCGACGAACTGCGAGTCTGTGCGAAATGCGATGGATCTTGGCGTGAACCGCGTCAGCCTTGGAATCCAGACGTTTGATGCTAATTTGTTAAAAACGGTTGGCCGAGTGCATTCTGTCGAAAAGGGGCTCGAAGCCTTGAATTTGCTGACTTCGACGCCGAATTTGCAGGTGAATGCGGACTTGATGTTCGATTTGCCCGGCCAAACGGTTGAGGGCTTCTTGGCCGATGTCGACCGCCTTTCGGATTTTCCGCTGAATCACGTGAGTTTTTACGGATTGAACGTTTCTCCGCGTTCTCGGCTTGGACATCGCGTGGATCGCGGGGAACTTGCCGTAAACGAAGACCTTTACGAGCCCATGTACATGGGCGGGGTCGATATTTTGGAGCGCAAGGGGCTGAACCGTTACGAGGTTTCCAACTTTGCTCGTCCAGGTTTTGAAAGCGCGCACAACCAGAATTACTGGAATCGGGGTGAATATATCGGTTTTGGGCCTGGGGCGCACAGTTATTTGCATGGAATTCGCTATTATGCCCCCGAAATTTATCCGCGGTGGCGCGAATACGTTAATTCTGGCTGCCCAGAATCGGCTCTTTCGGTTGACCGGCTGAGGCGTGAAGACGAAATTATGGAGTTTTTATGGCTTTCGCTCCGGCAAACCAAGGGTATCTCGCCAGAAGGGCTCCGCAAGCTCGGAATTTCACTCGACAAATCGGTTTGTGAACGCTGGATTCAGAAAGGCTTCCTAACAACCGAATTGCTTTCGAATTTGTTACAAATCCAGCCTGGTTTAAGGCTTAGTGGCCGAGGTTGGGTCTTTATGGACGATATTGTCACTGATTTAGCAAACACTTATTCCAACTTGGACTAG
- a CDS encoding RNA polymerase sigma factor RpoD/SigA encodes MHIDSTDTTLKRYLEDIRRTAPLSREEEQILFQKAKEGDKIARKKLISANMRFVLKVAIQYRGCPIPLPDLVSEGAMGLVRAIESFEHTRGLKFISYGVWWIKAYITRAINEQGNLIRLPANQHLRVRKALHEQSRGKEINEEIRELIQIGQRGVSFDSPLKADSKATYAEVLPDGTATNPENESEIQSVEALARDLMEQLPEREAKVITGIFGINQEAPQTLREVGESMNISHERVRQLRDQALRRIRKYNSKEFLQDKKDAFLAAINK; translated from the coding sequence ATGCATATTGATTCTACTGATACTACTCTAAAACGTTACCTCGAAGATATTAGACGCACAGCTCCCCTCTCTCGTGAAGAAGAGCAGATTCTGTTCCAGAAAGCTAAAGAAGGCGACAAAATCGCCCGTAAAAAGCTTATTTCTGCAAACATGCGTTTCGTTTTGAAAGTTGCAATTCAATACCGTGGTTGCCCGATTCCGCTGCCGGACTTGGTGAGCGAAGGCGCTATGGGTCTTGTACGTGCTATCGAATCCTTTGAACATACTCGTGGTCTTAAGTTCATTAGTTACGGCGTGTGGTGGATTAAGGCTTACATTACCCGTGCCATTAACGAACAAGGTAACTTGATTCGCTTGCCGGCTAACCAGCACTTGCGCGTGCGTAAGGCTTTGCACGAACAGAGCCGCGGTAAGGAAATCAACGAAGAAATCCGCGAACTTATCCAGATCGGTCAGCGCGGTGTTTCGTTCGACAGCCCGCTCAAGGCAGACTCTAAGGCAACCTATGCCGAAGTGCTCCCCGATGGCACCGCAACGAACCCGGAAAACGAATCTGAAATCCAGAGCGTCGAAGCTTTGGCTCGTGACCTCATGGAACAGCTTCCGGAACGCGAAGCTAAGGTGATTACCGGTATCTTCGGTATCAACCAAGAAGCTCCGCAGACACTTCGCGAAGTGGGCGAATCCATGAACATCTCTCACGAACGTGTCCGTCAGTTGCGCGACCAGGCTCTCCGCCGTATCCGCAAGTACAACAGCAAGGAATTCCTCCAAGATAAGAAGGACGCCTTTTTGGCAGCAATCAACAAATAG